In Anabaena sphaerica FACHB-251, a genomic segment contains:
- a CDS encoding cysteine desulfurase-like protein, with protein sequence MESLDIKWIRSQFPALTQTINGQPAIFFDGPGGTQVPGAVLDGISDYLVRSNANAHGYFATSARTDAVINSARAAIADFLGCDNDEVVFGANMTTLTFSVSRAIARELQPGDEILVTKLDHAANVSPWYALEEKGVNVRVVDINVDDCTLDLNDLAAKINPRTKLVAVTYASNAVGTINDIAKIVKLAHAVGALVFVDAVHYAPHAPINVHHLDCDFLVCSAYKFFAPHVGILYGKREHLERFSPDKVRPASNEVPSKWETGTLNHEGLAGLVATINYLAKLGCHVSPTLDNELLDSLIEADREGLTTFHCPRFLTSPEQPSHELASAYHSRRAALVAAMSAIQQYERELSKKLISGLLEIPDVTVYGITEPSRFVWRTPTVSIRIQGKTSVDVAKMLGEKGIFTWHGNFYAIELTERLGVETSGGFLRIGLAHYNTGEEINQFLQVLQEV encoded by the coding sequence ATGGAATCTCTAGATATAAAATGGATTCGTTCTCAATTTCCAGCGTTAACTCAAACCATTAACGGACAACCAGCTATTTTTTTCGATGGTCCTGGTGGAACTCAAGTACCGGGTGCGGTGTTAGATGGGATCAGTGATTATTTAGTTAGGTCGAATGCTAATGCTCATGGGTATTTTGCTACCAGTGCGCGAACTGATGCGGTAATTAATTCTGCACGAGCAGCGATCGCAGATTTTTTAGGATGCGATAATGATGAGGTGGTATTCGGTGCGAATATGACTACTCTCACTTTTAGTGTGAGTCGTGCTATTGCTAGAGAACTGCAACCAGGTGATGAAATTCTTGTTACCAAACTTGACCATGCAGCTAATGTTTCCCCTTGGTATGCTTTAGAAGAAAAGGGTGTAAATGTTCGCGTTGTGGATATTAATGTTGATGATTGCACCCTAGATTTAAATGATTTAGCAGCAAAAATCAATCCCCGCACAAAATTAGTAGCGGTGACTTATGCTTCTAACGCTGTAGGAACAATTAATGATATCGCCAAAATAGTTAAATTAGCTCATGCTGTTGGTGCTTTGGTTTTTGTGGATGCTGTGCATTATGCTCCCCATGCACCTATTAATGTCCATCATTTAGATTGTGATTTTCTAGTTTGTTCCGCTTATAAATTCTTTGCTCCCCACGTTGGGATTTTATATGGAAAAAGAGAACATTTAGAGAGATTTTCTCCTGATAAAGTTAGACCTGCATCTAATGAAGTTCCATCAAAATGGGAAACTGGAACTTTAAATCATGAAGGTTTAGCGGGATTGGTAGCAACAATTAATTATTTAGCAAAGTTAGGTTGTCACGTATCTCCAACTTTAGATAATGAATTACTTGATTCTTTAATAGAAGCGGATAGAGAAGGTTTAACTACTTTTCATTGTCCCCGGTTTCTGACTTCACCTGAACAACCAAGCCATGAATTAGCATCTGCTTATCACAGTCGTCGTGCGGCTTTAGTAGCTGCAATGTCAGCTATTCAACAATATGAAAGAGAATTAAGTAAAAAGCTGATTTCTGGGTTGTTAGAAATTCCTGATGTAACGGTTTATGGTATTACTGAACCTAGCCGTTTTGTGTGGAGAACTCCAACAGTTTCTATCCGCATTCAGGGAAAAACATCGGTAGATGTAGCGAAGATGTTAGGAGAAAAAGGCATCTTTACTTGGCATGGTAATTTTTATGCTATTGAACTCACAGAAAGATTAGGTGTAGAAACATCTGGGGGCTTTCTGAGAATTGGATTAGCACACTATAATACTGGGGAAGAAATTAATCAATTTTTACAAGTTTTGCAGGAAGTTTGA
- a CDS encoding Photosystem Q(B) protein 1, whose translation MTIIAPRREEFDFFELWDRFCAWITSTENRLYIGWFGVLMIPTLLAATTCFVIAFIAAPAVDMEGIREPIRGSLMDGNNIITAAVVPTSAAIGLHFYPIWEAASIDEWLYNGGPYQLIVLHFLIGIWCYLGQLWELSYRLGMRPWISIAYSAPVIAATSVLLVYPIGQGSFADGLPLGIAGTFHFMLAFQGDHNILMHPFHMLGVTGVFGGALLSSLHGSLVTSTLLRTTDENEPPNAGYKLGQRHVTYSYLAGHYGYLGRLLIPWFASRNHRSFHFLQAALPSIGIWFAAAGVVSMSFNLNGFNFNHSILDSQGAVIRTNADILNRANIGIQAMHAPNVHNFPVIMSSGEPIPVS comes from the coding sequence ATGACTATCATTGCTCCACGTCGAGAAGAATTCGATTTCTTTGAACTATGGGATCGTTTTTGCGCTTGGATAACTAGCACAGAAAATCGTCTATATATAGGCTGGTTTGGCGTTTTAATGATTCCCACTCTATTAGCTGCCACCACTTGTTTTGTAATTGCTTTTATCGCTGCACCAGCGGTAGATATGGAGGGAATTAGAGAGCCAATTCGAGGTTCTCTCATGGATGGTAACAATATCATTACAGCCGCAGTAGTTCCAACTTCTGCTGCAATTGGTCTGCATTTTTACCCAATTTGGGAAGCAGCTTCCATTGATGAATGGCTTTACAACGGGGGACCATATCAACTAATAGTGCTGCATTTTTTGATTGGGATTTGGTGCTATTTAGGTCAATTATGGGAGTTAAGTTACCGTTTGGGTATGCGTCCTTGGATTTCCATTGCTTATTCTGCACCAGTCATAGCAGCTACATCAGTATTGCTAGTTTACCCAATTGGTCAAGGTAGCTTTGCTGACGGTTTACCCCTTGGGATAGCAGGTACATTTCACTTTATGTTGGCATTCCAAGGAGACCATAATATTTTGATGCACCCCTTCCATATGTTGGGAGTTACAGGAGTATTTGGTGGTGCATTATTAAGTTCCTTACATGGTTCGTTAGTAACATCTACCTTACTGCGAACAACGGACGAAAATGAACCTCCCAATGCTGGATATAAGTTAGGTCAACGTCACGTAACCTATAGCTATTTAGCGGGACATTATGGTTATTTAGGTCGCTTGTTGATTCCTTGGTTTGCAAGTCGAAATCACCGCTCCTTTCATTTTTTACAAGCTGCATTACCAAGCATTGGTATTTGGTTTGCCGCAGCCGGGGTAGTGAGTATGTCCTTTAATTTGAATGGTTTCAACTTCAATCATTCAATTTTAGATAGCCAAGGTGCAGTAATTAGAACGAATGCGGATATACTCAATCGAGCTAATATTGGTATTCAAGCAATGCACGCTCCTAATGTCCATAATTTCCCAGTTATTATGTCTAGCGGTGAGCCTATTCCTGTTAGCTAA
- the recN gene encoding DNA repair protein RecN produces MLLCLRIENFALIDQLELDFGAGLNVLTGETGAGKSIILDAIDAVLGGKVSSRVIRTGTSRALVEGTFSINPFLAAWLNEQEIDLIDDNAVVISREIAVTTSNIRSRSRINGVLVNRQIMGNLRDRLVEITAQGQTVQVGQSAQVRDWLDVYGGDSLIQQRQKVAVAFSAYQQAHQTLEKRRTSERERLQQLDLLTYQVQELSAANLDDPQEMEQLTQEMQRLNHVVDLQQMSYKVYQALYQNEDETPTAADLLGDSETILNHIVEFDSRMQPMLELVRDAVAAVMEVGRQISIYGESLEADPQRLEEVEERIRELKQICRKYGPNLGEAIAYFERIQIELAELNNHEQSIETLEQQEQVCLQYLNQVNQQLTQLRRQTAANLESHLLAELKPLAMEKVKFQVEIAPSSPTAMGADKITFMFSPNPGEPIQPLTEIASGGEMSRFLLALKACFNQDDGAETMIFDEIDVGVSGRVAQAIAEKLHQLSQNQQVLCVTHQPLIAAMADRHFRVDKQVINKNGNAEQRTVVRVTCLDNLSTRREELAQLAGGKSANQAIAFAESLLLQAANHRRQEQSYTRE; encoded by the coding sequence ATGTTGCTGTGCCTCAGAATTGAGAATTTTGCCCTTATTGACCAACTAGAGTTGGATTTTGGCGCTGGTTTAAATGTGTTGACAGGGGAAACCGGCGCGGGAAAGTCGATTATTTTAGATGCGATTGATGCGGTTTTAGGTGGTAAAGTTTCTAGTCGTGTGATTCGGACGGGGACTAGTCGCGCTTTGGTAGAAGGGACTTTTAGTATCAATCCTTTCCTGGCTGCTTGGTTGAATGAACAGGAAATTGATTTAATTGATGATAATGCTGTAGTTATTAGTCGAGAAATTGCCGTTACTACCAGTAATATTCGCAGTAGATCGCGGATAAATGGGGTGTTGGTAAATCGGCAAATTATGGGAAATTTGCGCGATCGCTTGGTAGAAATTACCGCCCAAGGGCAAACTGTACAAGTGGGACAATCTGCACAAGTCCGCGATTGGTTAGATGTATACGGTGGTGATTCTTTAATTCAACAACGCCAAAAGGTGGCTGTTGCTTTTAGTGCATATCAACAAGCACACCAAACTTTAGAAAAACGGCGCACTTCGGAACGGGAACGTTTACAACAACTCGATTTACTCACCTATCAAGTTCAAGAATTGAGTGCAGCGAATCTCGATGATCCGCAAGAAATGGAACAATTAACTCAGGAAATGCAACGCCTCAATCATGTTGTTGATTTACAACAAATGAGTTACAAAGTTTATCAAGCTTTATATCAAAATGAAGATGAAACTCCTACTGCTGCTGATTTATTGGGAGACAGTGAAACAATCTTAAATCATATTGTCGAGTTTGATTCTCGAATGCAACCGATGTTGGAATTGGTGAGAGATGCAGTAGCAGCAGTGATGGAAGTAGGCAGACAAATTAGCATTTATGGGGAAAGTTTAGAAGCTGACCCGCAGCGGTTGGAGGAAGTTGAGGAACGGATTCGGGAATTAAAACAAATTTGTCGCAAATATGGTCCAAATTTGGGAGAGGCGATCGCTTATTTTGAACGCATCCAAATAGAGTTAGCAGAACTTAATAACCATGAACAATCAATTGAGACTTTAGAACAACAAGAACAAGTTTGTTTACAATATCTCAATCAAGTTAATCAACAATTGACCCAACTGCGTCGTCAAACTGCGGCTAATTTAGAATCTCATTTATTGGCTGAACTCAAACCTTTAGCAATGGAAAAGGTAAAATTTCAAGTTGAAATTGCGCCTAGTTCCCCAACGGCTATGGGTGCAGATAAAATTACCTTTATGTTTAGTCCTAACCCCGGTGAACCAATACAACCGTTAACAGAAATTGCCTCCGGTGGGGAAATGAGCCGATTTTTACTAGCTTTAAAAGCTTGTTTTAATCAAGATGATGGCGCAGAAACAATGATATTTGATGAAATTGATGTGGGTGTTTCTGGAAGAGTTGCCCAAGCTATTGCTGAAAAATTACACCAACTGAGTCAAAATCAGCAAGTATTATGTGTAACTCACCAACCGTTAATAGCAGCAATGGCAGATCGACATTTTCGGGTGGATAAACAGGTGATTAATAAAAATGGTAATGCTGAACAGCGGACAGTTGTGAGAGTTACCTGTTTGGATAATTTAAGTACCCGCAGAGAAGAATTAGCACAGTTGGCAGGTGGAAAATCTGCAAATCAAGCGATCGCATTTGCCGAATCTTTATTATTACAAGCTGCTAACCACCGTCGTCAAGAACAAAGTTACACCAGGGAATAG